Proteins encoded by one window of Cydia fagiglandana chromosome Z, ilCydFagi1.1, whole genome shotgun sequence:
- the LOC134679307 gene encoding mediator of RNA polymerase II transcription subunit 14 has product MIMVPVAIEGCNQGAEGGGARGGSISLALLIDFIVQRTYDELTVLAELLPRKTDMERKIEIYKFSARTRQLFVRLLALVKWASSATKVDRSAHIMAFLDKQALLFVETADVLARVARETLVHARLPTFHMAAAVEVLTIGTYSRLPAVIRERLVPPPALTPAERRSTLRALAHVVRQRLTTASLPSDVRNLKVDNGRATFTVGQEFSVSLTVMGDAPNLPWRLLDIAILIQDNETGEGKALVHSSQLAWLRGVAQARLAAAGLSGALTALRYFCRSLSLELLYTQTLRLCRDRLSKHLQVDRYTPGQKLQISYWKELGCELGYRLIVGAEGESLCVWHVPALAGSERVAAALTPHAPSMERLLAHTVHVRSRQRLNDLKVLLNDLGVECTVGGWPCVLACSVLWPCLRAEQLLVSVGAHGGRLRARVPAYPATPRMSELAAALATTNLPQIKAMLTQLRFWLVARRCEKTLQHLPASVCEHLPFLHGPDHPLGKLAADRLYITLHRHTDHILIVEMKEVAAGSSATTSNSANSGSACTVGLSFHLAGARRCTPDECEEDPAASAAAAVAVTARAFLKLHSLVELDTFTLTHGPFTPLDTSGLQPGKRKLSANSTRAVRVRQPAYFLPELAHVVAAADERVPFVNLAQELASRGVTHGGVQPEWSGSALGMRIVALPLPEGACERATAALRARLLAATLRLTTKNQARVWTAELVFHGSPARTPTHKEQGERRCVYLQYELGTDAGRTADAFLADWAAIVHLHTLLHDFMLRPQQEREQLWQGVCIRSYTYRSLVVGWGAGARATAVLQWSAATQRYTVATPAHQPAANAHHLLHHHLDHYINWHKDLLALGVVLRETYAPLLALSRLPTLPQLGLHHVRTQMPTPTFTLLAHSWRKIRIIYAGAYSLEVNIRGGGTVTIRDGSYSKFDRTSVVDEFAPAQGLKSFLSRYVDDSMSARLLAEDDNPPSPMSPMPPGGLRFPAPLTPPQPHTPHSAPVTPHPASPAQHQMNNNSFNLTSPPGGGGGGAGTAASVSASPASPLAPSPLAAPVASPHPPPTSPFTAWPASPSLPRPSPGHHPSPRHNIEHKGPTASSCSARAGRGAGVGATATPLPVSKLEALCAPCEPPQGAPPGPALAPLQRFLACVYMKRTLQRFVQAEEYLTMVSADATSLTFRCEGAALAARVSLHPQHMQSLHLQLTPLDQGPGMKHEWLEDDLKVMQKFFELRVCIAPYRATALQGWGRTWGAPAAALPSLVALMRADLEPIQPALWQLQWALRIPPAAPQLVPTGHPAVLLAKHKILFFICLTRGETQLVLPLVYDMQSNVTQLADKRDSQPHLIAVNLHLKRFSEFNQTHGECTLWPAVRDLLTNFTLPQDAPVAAAPPPP; this is encoded by the exons ATGATCATGGTCCCCGTGGCTATTGAGGGATGTAATCAAGGCGCAGAAGGTGGTGGAGCTAGAGGAGGCTCCATATCACTGGCTTTATTAATAGATTTCATAGTACAAAGAACTTATGATGAACTCACTGTTCTGGCTGAATt GTTGCCCCGGAAGACGGACATGGAGCGCAAGATCGAGATTTATAAATTTAGTGCCCGGACAAGACAGTTGTTTGTGCGGTTACTGGCCCTTGTTAAGTGGGCTAGCAGTGCAACAAAAGTCGATCGGTCGGCTCACATCATGGCCTTTCTCGACAAGCAGGCTCTGCTCTTTGTAGAGACAGCTGATGTTCTGGCACGAGTTGCAAGGGAGACTCTGGTACATGCACg GCTGCCGACATTCCACATGGCGGCCGCAGTGGAGGTGCTGACGATCGGCACGTACAGCCGGCTGCCGGCCGTGATCCGCGAGCGGCTCGTCCCGCCGCCCGCGCTCACGCCCGCCGAGCGCCGCTCCACGCTGAGGGCGCTCGCTCACGTTGTTCGACAGAGGCTCACTACCGCTTCTCTGCCCAGTGATGTCAGGAATCTAAAG GTGGACAATGGTCGGGCTACATTCACAGTTGGCCAAGAATTTAGTGTTTCTCTGACAGTAATGGGTGATGCACCTAATCTCCCATGGCGTTTGCTAGATATAGCTATTCTCATCCAGGACAACGAGACTGGTG AGGGCAAAGCGCTGGTCCACTCGTCCCAGCTAGCGTGGTTGCGCGGCGTCGCGCAGGCGCGGCTCGCCGCGGCCGGTCTCAGCGGAGCTCTCACTGCACTCAGATATTTCTGCCGCTCTTTATCACTGGAGCTCCTGTACACACAGACACTCAGGCTGTGCCGCGACAGGCTATCGAAGCACCTGCAAGTTGATAGATATACTCCAGGACAGAAACTACAGATTTCGTATTGGAA GGAGCTGGGGTGCGAGCTAGGGTACCGGCTGATCGTGGGCGCGGAGGGCGAGTCGCTGTGCGTGTGGCACGTGCCGGCGCTGGCGGGCAGCGAGCGCGTGGCGGCCGCGCTCACGCCGCACGCGCCCTCCATGGAGCGCCTGCTCGCGCACACCGTGCACGTGCGCTCCAGGCAGAGGCTCAACGATCTCAAAGTGCTGCTTAATGACCTAGGG GTTGAGTGCACCGTGGGCGGCTGGCCGTGCGTGCTGGCGTGCTCGGTGCTGTGGCCGtgcctgcgcgccgagcagctGCTGGTGTCGGTGGGCGCGCACGGCGGCCGGCTGCGCGCGCGCGTGCCCGCCTACCCCGCCACACCCAGGATGTCGGAGCTGGCGGCCGCGCTCGCCACCACTAACTTGCCTCAGATCAAGGCCATGCTTACGCAGCTAAG GTTCTGGCTGGTGGCGCGGCGCTGCGAGAAGACGCTGCAGCACCTCCCGGCGAGCGTGTGCGAGCACCTGCCCTTCCTGCACGGGCCCGACCACCCGCTCGGCAAGCTGGCCGCCGACAGGCTCTACATCACGCTCCACCGGCACACCGATCACATACTT ataGTAGAGATGAAGGAGGTGGCGGCGGGCAGCAGCGCGACGACCAGCAACAGCGCGAACAGCGGCAGCGCCTGCACGGTGGGCCTCTCCTTCCACCTGGCCGGCGCGCGCCGCTGCACGCCCGACGAGTGCGAGGAG GACCCGGCCGcgtccgccgccgccgccgtggccGTCACCGCGCGCGCCTTCCTCAAGCTGCACTCGCTCGTCGAGCTCGACACCTTCACGCTCACTCACGGACCCTTCACGCCACTCGACACCTCAG GCTTGCAGCCGGGCAAGCGGAAGCTGTCTGCGAACAGCACCCGCGCGGTGCGCGTGCGGCAGCCCGCGTACTTCCTGCCCGAGCTGGCGCACGTGGTGGCCGCCGCCGACGAGCGCGTGCCCTTCGTCAACCTGGCGCAGGAG CTTGCGTCTCGCGGCGTGACGCACGGCGGCGTGCAGCCGGAGTGGAGCGGGTCGGCGCTGGGCATGCGCATCGTGGCGCTGCCGCTGCCTGAGGGCGCGTGTGAGCGCGCCACGGCGGCGCTGCGGGCCCGCCTGCTCGCAGCCACGCTGCGCCTCACCACCAAGAACCAGGCGCGCGTGTGGACCGCCGAGCTCGTATTCCACGGCTCGCCGGCGCGCACGCCCACGCATAAAGAACAAG GCGAGCGGCGCTGCGTGTACCTGCAGTACGAGCTGGGCACGGACGCGGGCCGCACGGCGGACGCGTTCCTGGCGGACTGGGCCGCCATCGTGCACCTGCACACGCTGCTGCACGACTTCATGCTGCGCCCGCAACAAG AACGTGAGCAGCTGTGGCAGGGCGTGTGCATCCGCTCGTACACATACCGGTCGCTGGTGGTGGGGTGGGGCGCGGGCGCGCGAGCCACGGCCGTGCTGCAGTGGTCGGCGGCCACGCAGCGGTACACCGTGGCCACCCCGGCGCACCAGCCCGCCGCCAACGCGCACCATCTGTTGCACCACCACCTAGACCACTACATCAACTG GCACAAGGACCTGCTGGCGCTGGGCGTGGTGCTGCGCGAGACGTACGCGCCGCTGCTGGCGCTGAGCCGGCTGCCCACGCTGCCGCAGCTCGGCCTGCACCACGTGCGCACGCAGATGCCCACGCCCACCTTCACGCTGCTGGCGCACTCCTGGCGGAAG ATCCGTATAATCTACGCCGGTGCATACTCGCTGGAGGTGAACATTCGCGGCGGCGGCACGGTCACCATCCGCGACGGCTCCTACTCCAAGTTCGACCGCACCTCGGTCGTCGACGAGTTCGCGCCGGCGCAGGGGCTAAAG TCGTTCCTATCACGGTACGTCGATGACAGCATGAGCGCGCGCCTGCTGGCAGAAGACGACAACCCGCCGTCGCCCATGTCACCGATGCCACCAG GCGGTCTTCGGTTTCCGGCGCCTTTGACGCCGCCCCAGCCACACACGCCGCATTCGGCGCCAGTGACGCCGCACCCCGCGTCGCCCGCGCAGCATCAGATGAACAACAACTCGTTCAACCTGACGTCCCcgccgggcggcggcggcggcggcgcgggcacGGCGGCCAGCGTGTCGGCGTCGCCGGCGTCGCCGCTGGCGCCCTCCCCGCTCGCCGCTCCCGTCGCCTCCCCGCACCCGCCGCCCACGTCCCCGTTTACCGCGTGGCCCGCCTCACCTTCATTGCCGAGACCTTCCCCTGGACATCATCCTTCGCCGCGGCACAATATAGAACATAAAG GGCCCACAGCGTCGTCGTGCTCAGCGCGCGCGGGGCGCGGCGCGGGTGTGGGCGCGACGGCGACGCCGCTGCCGGTCAGCAAGCTGGAGGCGCTGTGCGCGCCGTGCGAGCCGCCGCAGGGCGCGCCGCCGGGGCCCGCCCTAGCACCGCTGCAGCGATTCCTAGCCTGCGTCTACATGAAGCGAACGCTCCAGCGGTTCGTTCAGGCGGAAGAATAC TTGACGATGGTGAGCGCGGACGCCACGAGCCTGACGTTCCGGTGCGAGGGCGCGGCGCTGGCGGCACGCGTGTCGCTGCACCCGCAGCACATGCAGTCGCTGCACCTGCAGCTCACGCCGCTCGACCAGGGCCCTGGCATGAAGCACGAGTGGCTCGAGGACGATCTCAAG GTGATGCAGAAGTTCTTCGAGCTGCGCGTGTGCATAGCGCCGTACCGCGCGACGGCGCTGCAGGGCTGGGGCCGCACGTGGGGCGCGCCGGCCGCCGCGCTGCCGTCGCTGGTGGCGCTGATGCGCGCCGACCTCGAGCCCATCCAGCCCGCGCTGTGGCAGCTGCAGTGGGCCCTGCGCAtcccgcccgccgcgccgcagcTAGTGCCCACCGGACACCCCGCCGTGCTGCTCGCCAAACACAAGATACTATTCTTT ATCTGCCTGACGCGCGGCGAGACGCAACTGGTGCTGCCGCTGGTGTACGACATGCAGTCCAACGTAACGCAGCTGGCCGACAAGCGCGACTCGCAGCCGCACCTCATCGCGGTCAACCTTCATCTCAAACG GTTCAGCGAGTTTAATCAGACGCACGGCGAGTGCACGCTGTGGCCGGCGGTGCGCGACCTGCTGACCAACTTCACGCTGCCGCAGGACGCGCCCgtggccgccgcgccgccgccgccatag
- the LOC134678887 gene encoding sodium- and chloride-dependent neutral and basic amino acid transporter B(0+)-like, translating into MAQKIPHRNSMDTILTFDNRDNQSEWSVEWSTSNIPGMDMAAGTAPRRDRGRRRLRLSALALSSCLTMHCRVVGPALTTGMLYYLFLVVAVTVLANPLRHFEVYLGQWSISGPGRAFRVIPMLDGIGLAMCITSIVRAINYCAMAAITMLYVAYSASDSKLPFTYCRNWDLQPYEPTRENTSVYALSGRRFMECNENNKMCRYTTVGLRFHAWRGGESSKDMKFELLKCNETYPGPYPFFYSPPPYNYFYLELVRMPLIYHFGAFNIPLLICLSCIWVLMWFLMIAERVKYHRLVWNNLYPWIVLVPWIWVVCLAVVASMTVSSPKRVIKQMFKLGKIDIFSGLVDAFIVSIYIHSAGTGTEIIHGKGLNHYASGHIDPLLNAENVWHSGMVLALAMLHAAAAAVCAVGDASHLDVANVYNTRESIMWVIPMYSKCTARGNYSHTLSTIIFGGLTFSYIVVAYMLIKTALHTIFEYKVKLVFVEQQVVFAMICSCFLLSLPYATTGGLALLESVDSLMTEVALPFVCLIELVALVYLYRSPDFRSDLNIATEENTCNSRINTSWTFIPAVVLVVIIGQIISVSNTELPSLAMYIALAPLLAAALAVPLRALHNAIVFMHPAPRRGV; encoded by the exons ATGGCACAAAAGATACCTCATCGTAATTCCATGGACACAATTCTTACATTCGACAACAGGGACAAT CAAAGCGAGTGGTCGGTGGAATGGTCGACATCGAACATACCTGGCATGGACATGGCGGCAGGCACGGCGCCGCGGCGCGACCGCGGGCGGCGGCGCCTGCGGCTCAGCGCGCTTGCGCTCTCCTCCTGCCTCACCATGCACTGTCGGGTCGTAGGACCCGCGCTCACCACCGGCATGT TGTACTACCTGTTCTTGGTGGTGGCGGTCACGGTCCTAGCCAACCCGCTGCGGCACTTTGAGGTGTATCTCGGTCAGTGGAGCATCAGCGGCCCGGGGCGCGCCTTCCGCGTTATTCCTATGCTTGATG GTATTGGCCTGGCAATGTGCATCACCTCTATTGTACGTGCAATCAACTATTGTGCGATGGCTGCGATAACAATGCTATACGTGGCTTACTCGGCGTCAGATTCTAAACTACCCTTTACATATTGCAG GAATTGGGACTTACAACCGTATGAACCAACGAGAGAAAATACTTCAGTCTATGCGCTTTCGggg AGGCGGTTTATGGAGTGCAATGAAAACAATAAAATGTGTAGATACACGACGGTGGGGTTGCGCTTTCATGCCTGGCGAGGAGGAGAAAG CTCAAAAGATATGAAGTTCGAATTACTAAAATGCAACGAGACATATCCTGGACCATATCCTTTTTTTTATAGTCCTCCTCCTTACAACTACTTTTA CTTGGAACTAGTTCGGATGCCACTGATTTATCACTTTGGTGCCTTCAACATACCGTTGCTTATATGCCTGAGTTGTATTTGGGTGTTAATGTGGTTTCTTATGATTGCTGAACGCGTTAAATATCATAGG TTAGTGTGGAACAACTTGTATCCCTGGATTGTGTTGGTGCCGTGGATCTGGGTGGTGTGTCTAGCTGTGGTGGCCTCAATGACAGTGTCGTCACCGAAGAGAGTGATAAAGCAAATGTTCAAACTCGGCAAAATTGATATTTTCTCG GGTCTGGTGGACGCCTTTATAGTATCAATCTATATTCACTCCGCTGGCACGGGCACGGAAATCATTCATGGCAAAGGGCTCAACCACTATG CGTCGGGTCACATAGACCCGCTGCTGAACGCCGAGAACGTGTGGCACTCGGGGATGGTGCTGGCTCTGGCGATGCTGCACGCGGCCGCGGCCGCCGTCTGCGCGGTCGGCGACGCCTCGCACCTCGACGTGGCCAACGTTTACAATACAAGAGAGA GTATTATGTGGGTGATACCCATGTATTCGAAATGTACTGCGCGGGGTAACTATTCCCATACACT GTCTACCATAATTTTTGGTGGTTTAACTTTTTCGTATATAGTGGTGGCCTATATGTTAATCAAGACAGCATTACACACTATCTTTGAATATAAAGTAAAATTAGT GTTCGTGGAGCAACAGGTGGTGTTTGCTATGATCTGTTCTTGCTTCCTTCTTAGCCTCCCGTATGCCACTACC GGCGGCCTAGCGCTACTGGAGAGTGTGGACTCTCTGATGACGGAAGTGGCGTTGCCGTTCGTATGCCTGATCGAGTTGGTGGCGCTCGTGTACCTGTACCGCAGCCCCGACTTTCGCTCCGACCTCAACATCGCCACCGAGGAGAACACCTGCAACTCACGGATTAACACCTCGTGGACCTTTATACCGGCTGTAGTGCTT GTAGTGATTATAGGCCAAATAATTTCGGTGAGTAACACGGAGCTGCCGTCGCTGGCCATGTACATAGCGCTGGCGCCGCTGCTAGCCGCGGCGCTGGCCGTGCCGCTGCGCGCGCTACACAACGCCATCGTGTTTATGCACCCGGCACCGCGCCGCGGCGTCTGA